In Candidatus Methylomirabilota bacterium, the genomic window CGGCGCGACGGCCAGGCCTTCGACCGGTCCGACGAGCCGCCCGCCGCCCGCGTCACCGGCGATCGCGCGGATGATCGCCCCGTCATCGGTCGTGGTCTCCGTGAGACGGTCCGCCGTCAGGTCGCGATACTTCGGCCGGCCCATCTTCTCGCGCGCCGGCAAGTTGAGCCAGATCTGGAGCCCGGCGATGCCCTCGGGGCGCACCTGGGGCATCTCCTCGTGCATGATGCCGCTGCCCGACGTCATCCACTGGATGTCGCCGGCGCCGATCGTCCCGCGGTGCCCCAGCGAGTCGCCGTGCCGGACTTCCCCCTTGCGGACGAGGGTCACCGTCTCGATGCCGCGGTGAGGGTGATACGGGAACCCGGCCTCGTAGTCGGCGGGCTCGGTCGACTCGAAGTGGTCGAGGAGCAGGAAGGGGTCGAGGTGGTCGAGCTTGCGCGTCCCGATGCTGCGGCGGAGACGAACGCCCGCGCCCTCGACGACGGGCTCCGGCGTGACGACCTGGATGACGGGGCGCGAGGACTGGGTCATGCATCGTAGTATATCCGTAGCAGAAAGGAGCCGCAGGCCATGTCGATCCAGGAGGTCCGCGCTCACCTCGCGAAGCATCCGGCGCCCGAGGCCCTCGACGCCCAGCGGGTTCAGTACGACAAGGCGGAGCGTTTCTTCAAGCTCCCACCCGGCGTCGCCGTCGAGCCAGTGCGGGTCGGGGGGCTCGGCGCGGAGTGGCTGCGGCCGGCCGGCGCGCGCGCCGACACGACGGTGCTCTATCTCCACGGCGGCGGTTACGCGATCGGGTCAGCGAAGTCGCACCGCCACCTCGCCGCGGCGATCGCCAAGGCGGCGGGCGCGCGGGCCCTGCTGGTCGATTACCGGCGCGCGCCCGAGCAGCCGTTCCCGGCCGCCGTGGAGGACGCCGTCGCGAGCTACCGCTGGCTGCTGGCGACGGGCCAGGCGGCGCGGCGGGTCGTCGTCGCGGGCGACTCGGCGGGCGGCGGGCTCACCGTGGCGACGCTCCTCGCGCTGCGCGACGCGGGGACGGCGCTGCCGGCGGCGGGCGTGTGCATCTCGCCCTGGGTCGACCTCACGTGCAGCGGGGCGAGCTACCAGACGAAGGCCGCGAGCGACCCGATGGTCACGCGCGAGGGTGTCGGGCGCATGGCGACGTGGTACCTCGCGGGCGCCGATCCCAAGTCGCCGCTCGCCTCACCGCTCTACGCCGACCTCCGAGGTCTCCCGCCGCTGCTCGTGCACGTCGGCAGCGAGGAGGTGCTGCTCGACGACGCGCGGCAGCTCGCCGCGCGGGCCAAAGCCGCCGGCGTGGAGGCGACCCTCTGCGTCTGGCCGGAGATG contains:
- a CDS encoding alpha/beta hydrolase, with the protein product MSIQEVRAHLAKHPAPEALDAQRVQYDKAERFFKLPPGVAVEPVRVGGLGAEWLRPAGARADTTVLYLHGGGYAIGSAKSHRHLAAAIAKAAGARALLVDYRRAPEQPFPAAVEDAVASYRWLLATGQAARRVVVAGDSAGGGLTVATLLALRDAGTALPAAGVCISPWVDLTCSGASYQTKAASDPMVTREGVGRMATWYLAGADPKSPLASPLYADLRGLPPLLVHVGSEEVLLDDARQLAARAKAAGVEATLCVWPEMVHVWHWFLGMLDEAQAAVDELGEFVSAKVG
- a CDS encoding pirin family protein — protein: MTQSSRPVIQVVTPEPVVEGAGVRLRRSIGTRKLDHLDPFLLLDHFESTEPADYEAGFPYHPHRGIETVTLVRKGEVRHGDSLGHRGTIGAGDIQWMTSGSGIMHEEMPQVRPEGIAGLQIWLNLPAREKMGRPKYRDLTADRLTETTTDDGAIIRAIAGDAGGGRLVGPVEGLAVAPKFIDVTLPPGTGFREAVPRGHTAFAYVDHGDVRFGPEQTPVHAPGLVVFGDGDVVEAAAGAAGGRFLLAAARPLGEPIARYGPFVMNTRAEIEQTLEELRTGRFIRNEPRDD